AAATCAATATGCGCATGCCGAGCTCCATTTTTTGccccaaatattttttttcttgcttgcATGCATTATATTATGGACTGCACTTTGGCTAGATATAATGGAGAACACAATAAAGTAACAAACTATTGCATTCAAGTAAATAGGAACATATAATGCTAGTTAGCATCAAGTAAAAAGAATTAATTATTACCTTGAAAGGTAACTTCATGGGATCACCTTGTCCTTCCATGCGGAATTCATGCATAACCCACTCAGTCTTGTTTCCCTTTGGGGCTCTACCTTTGTAAAACACAAGGGTTTTGCGCATACCAACGAGTAACCCTTTCCGGCTTATTGTACGGTCTTTCCCGGTGGCCTTCCAATAGCCTGATTCAGTCGCTCTATTTGTTCGCTGTCCGGTGGCATACTTTCTATCCCTAAGGCTGTAGAAGTACCACTCTTTTCCACCAATGCACGCAATATCTGAATTTGATAAAAATCAATTAGTCAATAAACTAACAAACAAAGCTTATGAAATACACTAtgcaaatgattttaaatggCACTGCTATGCTTATCCTTTTCACGTTCGGTTAAATATCATAACTCATAAACATGGATATATGTTTACTCAACAAGTTCTACGACCAATATGTCTCATTAGCCTAATGTGGAGATTATTTCATTAATTATGTTTTCACAAGATTTGTGGTGTAGTTCTACTAACAGGCAAAGCGAGAGACCTTCTTTTGGTGTTTGTCCCCATCCATGGGCTGTTAATTCCCTTTAAGGATCAGGCAAAGTGAGAGAATATTTGATAGCATGGAAGGAACAGGGACAGATGAGGAGAAGGCCAAGATGGGGCCAAACAAACTCTTGGCAGTGAGAATATCCTTCTGTTATGGGGAAGGGAAGGCGACAAGAAGGCAGACAAGACGTGTGAATTTTGTTCTCATTGTTGATTTTATGGGGATTCATAGATTAAACTAGCCTCACGATCTAgaactaattaaaaaatatggaaGATTTTGAGTTCTTGCAAACTGTTTCTCTTCATCATCTACCGATGCATTTGCAGATGGTCTggctctgatttttttttctttttgtgcatGCCGGCCTTAGAtcaaatgatttttcaaaaggAGGAGCTAACCATAAATATAAAGGCTCAAATGCTCCAGGAAAAGAAACTAAAACAAGGGAATGGGCACACCCAAAAAAAGAGGCCAAAAAGGAAGATAAATTGAAGAACGAAAAAGTTAggattcttgcggtatgggagCCATGCATAGTTGCAGCTCTTGCAACTTGATGAGAGTTGCAGGAGGATGTCATGGTCGCTTCAGTTATTGCTCGGAGTGGGACAGGTTCAACTAGCATGCGTTACATACTGTGGTATTCATCTTAGATTTCGATGCAATTAATCGAATCAATAAAGtatggtatatatacatatatacttttGTGCCATTTGAAACATGCAGGGATGCAGGAAAGGAACAAAGAGAATTTACTTGGAATAGAGGCTAATAATAGAGAGAAGGTATATATGGCTGGTTCTAAGACCTTGAATTCAGGAATTCTTGTAGATGAACCAAAAGTAAGATATGGGCGCATGATTGACAACCTTACAAACAGATATGAACAACAAATAATTCTCGATCGGATCATACAAGGTAGACTTGTATGTTCGTTAGAACGGATCAGAGATCATACTATCCCCTTAAAAGATTAGTCAACAGAATAGGATGATTTGAAGGATCAATCAGTGAACAGGAATACATAACACAGCGAATCAAAACCCCGAAGAAAATAGGGGGGAAGCGCCCAAAAGTACAACGACGAAGAAGATGAATCCGCAGTGCAACTTGACATGGCCAAAACTCGATCGTGCCCAGAAAAACACGCATGCAATTGATCTGGAACAGATGGTGTATATAGCTTGGTCGCCACAACATATACGCATATACACAAGAGTCCTAGGTCTTACCAGGAAGGTCCCAGGGCTCGCACTTGTTCAGATCGACGTCGACCATCGTCGGGCAGCCATAGATGCTCACCACCGCGCCtccgcctctgccgccgccgaGCTTCTTGGCCAGGTAGTCCAGCACAAGCTCGTCGTCGCGCGGATGGAACCTGAACCCCGGAGGCAGCCTCGCCTCCACCATGCTCAGCGAATTCATGGCCACCGCAGCTCTCAAGAACCAGTCCTTGCTGCAATTGCAGGTCTAGAGAAATTAAGGAGTAGGAGCGCAAAGAAAGGAGGGTATTATATAATAGGAGCACCACACCGCTGGTCAACTTCTGTGGATGCtcagctagagagagagaggagcagagctgaagagagagggaggagggggagggagggagggtgaCTTTTCTTGGGTAGTGTGCCATAAGCCATGTGTCGCGCTTTGTTAGGCCGTGAGCTCAGACGCCGATCACGTCATGCTCATTCCCGCGCTGATGCACGCATGCAGACCGAGGCGATGCTTTGCGACGCGCCATCCCAATTAAACACTGACCTAATCACCTAACAGCTGATCGGCCGACCGATTAATATCTCAACTTTGCTTCGCCTAATTCAAGTACGCGATTGAATAGAAAGATTTGATCTCTGCCATGGCAGGTTACTTGGAATGTGCTGTTGGGCCCAACTAGGGTACGTGCTCACATATGCAAGAAAGAAATTTAGGGCTCATAGATAGATGCATGCAGCTCGATCGAATAAAAATCATTGCTACATACACCACAATTTGTGCACCTAGATGGGTATGTATGACTCTCGTCAGAGTTCACGGGGCTACATGTCTGACCGACCGTATGTATGTTACGACTCTTCTGTGCACAAAATCGAGTGAACATAACAATTTCGTTGCGTAGGCTCCACTCTAGTTATTGTTGTATCACTTCTAGTTACAATTTAAAAGATAGAGagttacaattagatgttaaaaaaaattaagttgtaATTGTATTATGAATGAAcgtaacttctaacaatttttttttaatgatgtaCA
The sequence above is drawn from the Phragmites australis chromosome 10, lpPhrAust1.1, whole genome shotgun sequence genome and encodes:
- the LOC133883404 gene encoding NAC domain-containing protein 21/22-like, which encodes MNSLSMVEARLPPGFRFHPRDDELVLDYLAKKLGGGRGGGAVVSIYGCPTMVDVDLNKCEPWDLPDIACIGGKEWYFYSLRDRKYATGQRTNRATESGYWKATGKDRTISRKGLLVGMRKTLVFYKGRAPKGNKTEWVMHEFRMEGQGDPMKLPFKEDWVLCRVFYKSRATITKPPTESSSYDIDTATTSLPPLIDNYNISFDQPGSVQNLEGYEQVPCFSNNPSQPSSSMNAPPLSSAMVDQEQHMGKSIKDVLMSQFSRFEGNVKREAPQSNYFSQDGFEYLAESGFTQMWNSFS